In the Myxocyprinus asiaticus isolate MX2 ecotype Aquarium Trade chromosome 31, UBuf_Myxa_2, whole genome shotgun sequence genome, AGCCAAACTCGCAGAGCAGGCGGAGAGATACGATGGTAAGATACAGTGAAAGGTAACGGTAACGTTATTTTTGCAAAGCCAGTGTTCATGCAGGCTAACTGACGGTCAGGTTAGCTGGCTTAATTAGCAGCTGCATTTGCGATTATAACAGCGAGCATCATATAAATGACAAACCGATCTCCTTTGACTTTTTATAACGTGGCTTTCTCGTGTTTATCACCCGTTTATTCTACCGATGTGATATCGGGGTAACAGTAGAATGGCATGTGAAGATGGAGACGTTTATTGAGGAGACAAAATGGCGGAGAGTTAGTGGGTGAGGCAAGCTTGTTGCTAGCCATGGCGGAGGGGGTGGCTGCGGTCTTCAAGCCTCATGTAGGCGAAGAACagtttttcatttattaacaGCTGTCTTAAACGAAACAAGTAAATCACGAGAAATGCTTCGTGCTCACATTACTTCGATTATCCTCGCGGCACATGAAGAGAGACTGTAGCTGTCGCAAGACCCGGTGAGCTGCCTACACAGACAGCATTTTTTGGTTTAATAGTTCACGTTTTAATTCTCATACCCAAAAATGCTTTCTTGGCAgttagctcactaggttttgagacacagccagCCACTTGAAAGGGCTAGAAGCCAtagtacagtaaaacaacaaaTGCTTAGTAAGCTGAGATACAGTAGCTTTGCAGTGAGTTTTCATTTCTGACTGTAATGTGTGTTGCTTGTGAGGAGAGGCTCACTGGCATCGTGATATATTTTAACGAAATATTCCGACAGCACCTTGGTGAAGAGTAGAAGTTTATCTTGTTATTTTGGAGGGACTTTGTCTTCATACCATATCAAAACTGTTGTGCAATTTGAGGGAGCAATTTAAGGGATTGTTTACCcacagctctgtcggtccatacaaaaCAAGTGAattgggtccaaaactttgaaggctaaaaaagcacaaaggcagcataaaagtaatccataagactgcagtggttaaatgaatatcttcagaagcagtatgtttggtgtgggtgagaaacagataaatatttaagtccttttttactataaattctcctccttgcccagtaggtggcgatatgcacaaataatgtgaatcaccaaaaacaaaagaagaatgtgaaagtggagatttattgtaaaaaagacttattgatctgtttctcacccacacttgtgaagatatggatttaaccacatgagttgtgtggattacatttatgtggcgtttatatgctttttggaccttctatgttctggccaccatttacttgtattgtgaggacatacagagctgaaatatttttctaagaatctttgtttgtgttcagcagaagaaagaaagtcatacacatctttgaATATGTCAATGAGTGGAGCATGCCTCGTACGTTCTGATTGTCTTGTGAAATAATAATGGGTATGAGCTAAAAATCTGGCCCATAGTTAAATTCACTAAGCAAAATGTCTCAAGATTATTCTCGATTTTCTAGAAATGGTTGACTCCATGAAGAAAGTGGCTGGGATGGATGTTGAGCTAACGGTTGAAGAGCGAAACCTGCTCTCAGTGGCCTACAAGAATGTGATTGGGGCAAGAAGAGCATCCTGGAGGATAATCAGTAGTATTGAGCAGAAAGAGGAAAATAAGGGTGGagaggacaaattgaaaatgattcGGGAATATAGGCAAACGGTAAGACATCACCCCCCCACACAGATCTCAGTAACATCACTGTGATGATTTGTTTTGTGCCTCTAACCtctaaatgttcattttcagGTTGAGACTGAGTTGAAATCAATCTGCAATGACATCCTTGATGTATTGGACAAGCACCTAATCCCAGCTGCGACTTCGGGAGAGTCCAAGGTCTTCTACTACAAAATGTAGGAAAGCCATTGGTTTTTCAAGTGAATCTAACATTGTGGCATATTAAGGTCATGGCTTGattaattagtttttttaaaCAGGGCTTTTCTCCCTTTGATGCCACAGGAAGGGCGATTACCACAGGTATCTTGCCGAGTTTGCCACAGGAAACGACAGGAAGGAGGCTGCAGAAAACAGTTTGGTTGCTTACAAAGCTGCTAGTGATATTGCAATGACAGACCTTCAGCCAACACACCCCATTCGCTTGGGTCTTGCTCTTAACTTCTCCGTATTCTACTATGAAATCCTCAACTCTCCCGACCGTGCATGCAGGTGTGTTGGGCTACTGATCTGAAAAAGAACATGTTTATTGTCAGTGTATTCCTGTTCAGTGTACACTTGGAAGTTGAAATTAAATAACGGTTCATGTGTACCATCTTAGGTTGGCAAAGGCGGCATTTGATGATGCTATTGCTGAACTGGACACATTGAGTGAAGAAAGTTACAAGGACTCAACACTCATCATGCAGTTGTTACGTGATAACCTGACACTATGGACTTCAGATATGCAGGGAGATGGTAAGACAAAGCATTGGTCTTGACGTTTGAGATGCTAAGTTTGAagaacatttcttaaaaaaaaaaaaaaaaaaaaacgtaatagtACCCGAAGGTGCTTCTTCTAAAGTTCTACTAAAAGCCAAAGCTATTTTAGAGTGATTGTTTCAGAGCATCCCAAATTAGGAATGGTAAGGCACAGTTTCCTGCCATCACTGATATCtatttttaaaaggatagttaaaGGGTTATTAAATAAGCCCCTTTTCAAGCTATTTTTCATAAAGAGACTTTGTTTTTGCTGGAAGAACATCACTTCTGTAGAATGTATTTGCGTTGGTGCTATTTTTAACACCTTATTAGGATAAAGATGTTATTGGTCTTATGCAGACATGTATTTCTGCACCAGAAAGAGTGAAACAGTAGGCTGTGTTTTCTTTTAGCAAGTAGCTTTTTAACATCTTTGACTgtgttctgctttttttaaaagaacataCTGACCAAGTGCAGTTCACATCACTACATCTCTGTAGAAAATAATCAGGATAATCTCTCTATTACATTTCATGTCATCTTTAGGGCCCTATGGAATccgtaatttttttttccaaattccgtGTTTTGAAGTTAAATTAAATGTTATCgtcaaaaaatgtgtaattaaaattaaattgatgaaattgaaaaaataaacaaaacaattgtttttcaacataccattacattattttattttttttatcaaataaagtgcttctgggggcctgtgtagcacagcgagctgactaccacccctggagtcatgagttagaatccagggtgtgatgagttactccagccaggtctcttaagcaaccaaattggcccggttgctatggagggtagagtcacaaggggtaacctcctcgtggtcgcaattagtaattctcgctctcaatgggtgcgtggtaagttgtgcgtggatcgcggagggtagcatgaacctcgacatgctgtgagtctccgcggtgtcatgcacagcgagccacgtgataagatgcacggattgactgcctcggaagtggaggcaactgagacttatcctccgtcacccggattgaggtgagtaaccgcgccaccactaggacctactaagtagtgggaattgggcattccaaattgggagaaaaggggagaaaattaaaaaaaataaaaatgaagtgcTTCTATACAGTCCAAAATACAATATTGGAGTtattattttggtcaaatacagtgTTGCAGAGCATCACGGTATTAATGAATGCATTGATGATAACGTTTTAGTACAACAGCATTCATGCTGGtaagatattgctttaatataacgtgattgttatttaaaaattattattactacgttgaatattacattttactatacagtagtagTATTTTCTTTCGCAATTTTTCTTTTGCATTTCACACGTCTAATTAAATTAAGCTCTTATTTTGGCGGAAAGCTGAACGAAGCACATCGAGTTCGTATGTTTTTGACGACAGCTTCACACCTTTGGATAAGTAGTTCATTATATGGCTTAAATGTACTTAGTAAActacaaaaggctgcaatttaattatataaatatacagtgtagcctgcatgtgctgcgcacttcaacCTTAATGTGCGCTCTGCTGTCTGTAATCTGTTACAAACACAGAGCGCATGTGATGCTTATACTTATGATGAGGTGTAATCAGTGTGTGAgcagccggcttcacacattccctttgaagcgtgcagcacatgcaaactgaGTATTTAAATACATCTCAGCCTTCTTTgatttaatcatcacactaggacatctcacaattttaatttgcttaattatgcattaatgcattaatttgatcccaaatatgtcaaattccgtgaCCTTCCACGTTTAATAAttgatgccatttttatgactggattccattGCGGAAATCATAGGGACCTACATGATGTGTCCAAACTCATGACGTCCAATTTAACCCATCTTGCCTTTTCATCCCCACTATTTAGATTCCTAAAGGAAAATGTTAATTACCCACAAACTTTATTTGTAAGTGAGGCCACTCTTTCCAGCTCTTGACCTTTTGCCCACCAATTGCATTATCACTCACCCGTTTGTAAGCTTTGTGTTGCGCTCTTTGTAGCCACAGGAGTGCTGTATGTTCAGCATGTGTAAAACAAACAGTTTCTGCATGATCACTGCCACACTATGTCCAAATGGAATGACTGTGTTATACCAAtttattacaatttggaaaattATGGTATGTGCTCCTATTAAATCTACAGTGAGGGTATCTATTTTCAATTATTCATATCTGTCAATTAAATGTCTACACAAGATAACACCGCATTCAAATTAGCCTTAAGCTAGATTTATTTACTTTTGAGCTTGACATTTACAATAAAATTGTGTTTTAACACGATTAATTTCTCACAGCATGTGTTCTAGaagttttttgctttttataatttatttagcaAACTCCTAATGCACAGATCTTGCAAGGGTTTAACTTGATGTGCAAAACTGTACAACACATCACAGATTGATTTGCAATAAGGGACATAACTATTTAACATAGAATAACACTGGCCTTGTTTCTCTGTGCATAGGTGAGGAACAGAATAAAGAGGCGCTGCAAGATGTGGAGGATGAAAACCAATGAGACAACACAGCCAATATGAGACTCCACCGCACTCTCCCCCCTCTTCCCCATACCCTACTCGCAAAGGGAGCCACCAAGCCCAACCTTACGAGTGGCACTCAACAGCTTGATGCCTCCAGTTTTTTTCCTCTccctttgttttgatttttaatattattctgttttattaccccttaaattgaaataaaatataccACTTATGAAACAAacttcaattatgatttttgaatggtCAGAACGTAaaagtatgtatttttatttttccctggTACAaaactttttccttttttatgttCATTTGATTTATTTCTCTACATTTTTATCAGTTGCTGGATATATTTTGAGTTTTTCTTAATGTAAttacagaaattaacttttattacTATTACTGATATGTCTACTATTAGTGGTTTAAGCTGTAATATTTCTGTGTTAGTGCAATTATCAAATGCAGTTAAACAAACCTTTAAAAGGGCAAGTCTGAAAGTGCTCTTTttgttaatttagtttttcagaGAACGTCAAAGCAAATTTCTTTATCATTGTGGAGCAAAATGCTTAACATTACAAAGTAGTAGTTATGTAGTAACATTTACCAGTGGTCTGGACTGTAATTTGTGCTAAAATACTGTATTGCTCACATAGGCTGATGATGGTGGGTGGATAGCTGCAGCTCTATAAAATTGAAGGAGCCTTGTTGCTTTTAGAACCAAGACATGCAGGTCTCCATTGGCTgtctcaaaaaaaagaaaaaagaaaagggaaaaaaaaaaaaagcactaataAATTTGATTTTAAGCCTGCATGATTAAATGAAATAGTCTATTTCTCTTCTTCCCCCAAAACTACATAATGCTTATATTTTCTTCTGTTCTTTGTTAACTTGAAACTAGTTTGTACTACTGGATGTCTGACTGGAACCACAGACCTAAAATCTGTATTACCAAGAAACAGCATGGAATTAACAATTCACTTAAAATAAAACTGCCTCGAGTAAAACATTTAACCTGCTCCTCTGCACTCTAAATGATCTCCTTTTTTTTCCACATCtttacatattatattatttcCTCCACATGCTTTGCCTTTCCAACCTGAAATACAACATTTCCATTTGTAGGAAAGTATTTACCTTGCAAGTTCAGATAAATCAGTCAGAACTAAGTTTTTCATGAAATGATTGGTTTGGTCTTTTGTATTAAAGAATAATTACCCCTCAGAAAAAGCAGGAGGAAAGAacaattattatttgcatttggcTAGTAGGACAGGTAGATACTGGAGTTTGCCAATCCAACGTTTTAGTATATGCAAGAGACTTATGGATATTAGTTTTTATGAGTGACATAAACATCCAGTATTGTGCAAGATTTTGGGCAGTTACAAAAATTGTTGTATGgtgacttcaaaaaaaaaaaaaaaaacatgccattcatagaaagtgcagtaaacataaaaaaacaagatcaatgtttggtgtgaccaccttttgcatttaaaaccaccaattctcctaggtacacttgcgcAGTTTTTCaaagttgttggcagataggttgttccaagcGTCTTGGAGAACTATccacagttctatgtatttaggctgtctcaattgcttctgttcatgtaatcccagactgacatgatgtttagagatccaggctctgtgggggccatgacatctgtttcaGAAATCATTGATctatttctattctatttgcaaaagggatGTTTACAAGTTTCCTACAGGCAGAAGATatcaaataaccatcttaagacaaatgtttttgtctgtGCCTAAGAtgtttgcacaatactgtatatatcaattTAGTGCAGATGACTCTATGCATTTAGATGAAGTGAAGGATATGTCCAGACCTATCTGAATGATCACAAGTGACAGGATCTGTATTTATCACATTCTGCAAAAAGTGTTTGGAGCCTACACTAACAAATTGTAAACATCAACCCTACCCCAGTTTCCAGTGcaaaacatgtttaaatgatacttctgtttttttaattaagtttattatttactgtatatacacatttttaagtgatttttaaGTTAATCAGGAGTTCATCTGATGCTATCTTTTTTAAAAGAGAACAGGCATACAGattttttaatactttaataacgccacaaatatgtattttttatttattttttatgtatttgttttcttGCATTTATGtgacttttttaaagttttaattactCTATTTCTTATATTTGCATGCAGTCGATGTTGGATCAGACtggaaattattttattctattttctctctcttttttttatttatatatatatatatatatatagtaaatatatatatattaatttttattaatatatgtaGTAAAAATACAGGGAAAAAAACAGTGGTCTGATCTAAGGTTTCCCAAACGTTGGGTCATGCATGTGGTTTGTGAGACTgtgttaaaatgtcaaaattaaattaaataaaaatgtttaataaatttaaaatgtaatagggATAAGAAAAATAGCAACATAATTATTTAACAAGTGAACATGCAAAGATTCATTATGCCTATATtctgaaatgtaagtaattagGTCAAAAGGGTTCTGCTTACAAAACAAGTTGCGTCCTGTCCAGAAGGGAACCCTCGAGCTGGAAAAAGTCTCGCGAGAGTCGCATGCGGCATTTGTACGCTGTGTTTATATAGAATCCCACAGAAACCCTACGCCTACCCAAACATCTAAACTTAATCGATCCATAATCCTAACCTTAAcattaaccttacccctaaacctaaactaaGTAACAGGCTAATGGACTCTTGCGAGACTTTACTAGTTCGAGGGTTCCTTTCTAGACACGACCAAGTTGTGAAAGCCCTCACTCGACAGCAGAATGGGAGAAATTTGCGAtcgtgacttttattttgaaaaatgtccagCTGTCATGGAAACTACACCCTTCGTAAATGGTTAACAGGAAGCCCTACTAAAAATACCCCGACGTCAGGCTAAAGAAAGGACCCGACTGAAGGCGGACAAATTTTGGGATTTCATGTGTATGTCAACGAGACTTCGGAAAAATGTCGGGACAGAGGGGAAACAACTTGTTTTTAACGCATGAACGTACACTGACGCTTTTCTCACTAGTTATTGTTTTTATCAGCTCCATCAACTCTGTTTCTTTAGGCGTACAGACAGGGCAGGAGGCAGAGACTTACAACAAATACTACAATTATGAGGAACTAACTAACCTTCTCAAAAGTCTtgcacagaaatacacaaacatcGCAAATTTGACCAGCATTGGGAGATCCGTTGAAGGCAGAGAGCTGTGGGTCATGAGAATCACCAAGGACCCCACTGCTGATGTACCTGGAAAGCCCAAATTCAAGTACGTGGGCAACATGCACGGAGACGAGACCGTGTCCCGGCAGGTTCTCATCTATCTACTAGAGCACTTGCTGGCGGGGTACGGCGACGATCCGCGGGTCACTGAGCTGGTCAACAGCACGGATATTTATATCATGCCAAGTATGAACCCTGATGGATTTGAGAGGTCTGTTGAGGGGGATTGTGTGGGCAGAGATGAGGGTCGCTATAACGCCAAAAACATTGACCTCAATCGAAGTTTCCCGGATCAGTTTGAAAATATACACGTGAATGGAGAAGATATTCCTGAAGGCACTGCTGTCATGAGGTGGATACTGGAGAACAAGTAAGACAAGTCACAAACTCTGTCTATCcctcttttttttaatctatgcatccatctatccatccacacattcatccatccatccatccatccatccacacatccatccatccacacatccatctatacatccatccatccaaacatccatccacacatccatccatccacacatcCATCTATACATCCATCCGCACATCCATCTATACACCCATCCATCCACACATCCATCTATACATCCATCCGCACATCcatctatacatccatccatccacacatccatctatacatccatccgcacatccatctatacatccatccatccaaacatccatccacacatctatccatccatccatccatccatccacccatccatccatccatccatctatccatccacacatccatccatccacacatcTATCCATCCACATATCCATCCACACATCCATCCACACATCCatccacacatccatccatccattcatccacacacacatccacacatccatccatccatctaaaaaacaacatttactttACAATAAATAGCCTACACATTCTACAGGTTTTACATGACAGGGTCTATATAAACAGTGTGCACAAAAAGTACCCTTTGGACATGTATTATGTTGCACAGTGATTCCCAGGAAGATGTTGTCTCTAATTGCGAATACGTAAAATAGCTGGTTTTAACTGATTTGCTCTTTTCCAGATTTGTGCTCTCTGGGAATCTGCATGGTGGTACTGTGGTGGCCAGTTATCCCTATGATGACTCTGCATCACATGATGTTGAAGGCACCTATAGCAGGTCTCCCGATGATGCTCTATTCAGATACTTGGCACGGGTTTATGCAGAGAATAACCCTGTCATGAATACGGGGCAGCCGAAATGTGAGGAAAGCTTAAGTGAGACCTTCAAGGATGGCATTACGAATGGAGCAAAGTGGTATGATGTGCCAGGTTCGTAGATAACGCTTAAAATCCTCACTTTGCCACTTTCTTTGCtctttttatttgcatttcacCCTCTGTGTTTCTTACTGTCATGCAAATGTTGTCAAAAGGACTTAAAACTCTTTGTATCCATAGATGAAGTTGAGCTTCGTTTTCTATTAACCTCACTTTGGTGTTCTTAAAAAATTGCTCTTTTTAATTGATTTCTCTTCTGTTTTCTGCTCCTTAGTTTTCAGTATAGCTGAGAGCTCTTGTAGGGGGGCAATTTCTCGTAGACTTTGTGCAGGTCAATGGAACTGAGCGTGTTTGGCCCTGCCGACATCCTTTTTCTTTACTTAGAACATTCCTCTACAGTTTTCCTAGTAGAAGAGCTGGTAATAGATTACATAAACCAAACAGCTCCAGGCATTTtaaaagggatacttcacccaaaactgaaaattctgtcatcatttactcaccctcatgtcattccaagcctGTATAAGTTACTGTATTTTTCAGAATATAAGTCacgtttttttttcatcatctgtaAGGTCCTGTGACTTATTTTCCGAAGTgacttatttacataatttatacgtAATTGAAGTtggccagtcaaaacacacacacacacacacacacacacacacacacacacacacacacacacacaccaaaacacatatgcttacaaacaaatgaaaacatcagtcatagagacagTTGTAGTGTTTTAAAGCATCATTTTCACAGTATTTTGCCTTtaaaaagtactttatgcaactaGTTTAAATACTCTGTCCCATCATGatattattgttctaacaaactctagactaCTGGCAAACGCAACtcttcacatgcccacaaaatgatgcttcatcacacTCATAGATTAAAATCAAATAGTCAGTGAACTGGATAATTAGTGCATAGCAAAGAGGGATGCAAATATAAGAAATAACAATAGGTGGACAGTCGCTAACtttaataaatgaatagaatacaagaGGCATATTGTTTTATTCGCATACTAAAAGctgttaaatactttataaacagatgtggcttatttgtcgtgtttttttattttattttatttttttatgaaaaactgttacacatgattactTAAAGCAAGTGCTTCTTATTAAAACAAAGCCAAAAGATGCTTAGATTCTGAGGTTATCTTCATGGAGAGCGTTTTGACATTTTAAGTGGTTTAAGGGACGTTGGGCCTATTGCCTGCTGCATGCAacaggcagaatgacagcttcagtcaccattcactttcattttgttGGTTTGGAATAACAAGAGGGGGAGTAAATcgttacagaattttcatttttgggtgaactgttcctttaagatatctcttttgaaaattaaaaaaattgtggaaTGCTGGAATTGGGAGTGCTTTGGTTTTTGGGAATGTGTACAGTGTGCTCAGACAGTCCTCTCATTAGAAAGACAAAAGTCTAGCAAGTAATCCAAAACCTGTAAGCTTACTGTTCTGCAATATACCCCTGCTGGTCTCTGATTACTCTCCTGACGAGTCACTGTAACCTCAGTCTCTACAGTCCTGAATTATCACTATCCAACTACAGAAACATGATCCTTAATGTGCCTCGAAACCTGCAGGTCTGATCCATGATGTGCCTAAAGACTTGCACAACCAGTCTACTGGTAAACTCAGTTTGTCCAGATCTGACTGCAGATTATTGTCAGAGCCTCTCAGTTTTGGGCTAATTATGTTTTCTTGGGAATATGCAATTGTGTTTTAAACATATAAGTTTACAATCAATTTAACCATGCTGCTTATTCAGTTTAGAGTGTACAGGCCTTCTATTGGTCAAGATAAAGACAGGTGGCCATAGGTCTTCTCTGCCTTTAGGAACATTCAAGAACCTAAGGGCACTGTCTTGTGAGCACCAAGTAGATTTAACTGTTATAGGAGCTTGTCCTTGGTGAAAGTTGTGAAGTAGTGGATTGCATACATAATAATTCAATGACATTTCTGGTTATCAAACAAATCACAAGTACTCCAAAAGCCATTTAATCCCATAAAAATATAACTTGagctttaattgtttgttttatgaTACATATTGATCTAATAACTTTTAGCTAAATGCTATCTTTGACAGAGCAGAAAAAGTGTTTTGTGCACATATCATGTGACATTGATTTTCCTTTTcaagtttcagtttcagttttttgtattgttttctcttTGCTTAGAAACGAATGTTCTAACTGGCTAACCATAACAGTACAATCACTTTACCAGCCTGTTCAATTACCTGAATTATCTGTTTCTGCAATTCAGTGCCCCAGAGATATTTGGTAAAGATTGCAGTTTAATAAAACACTAAAACAAGGCACATTTTAATAAAGTTTAACCTAATTCTTAATTGTTCACACCAAGATCGCATGCACTTACTTAAATTAACACATTGTCTAAAACAGGATATCTATTCTTGGACTAACCAGGATGTCTCcgcaaatgtttgttttctgtgTCACCATATAAGTCGGAATAACAGTTATCAAGGATATGTGCTGGCAAACAGAAGAACTGACCTTCTGACATCCTCTTTAAACATGATAGACAAGTTGCATATGACCTCAcctgcctttaaagggatagttcacccaaaaatgaaaatttgtatgaaatcttcagttttttggcaatttcaagtattgtttagccttcattcctcaaaacaataattgactgacgagtttctagagaaagatgtttcttttttgccatttttgaccgaatattgaccttaagacatgccagtctattgcatactgtggcaactcactATTACatagtgatggctgctggaaatggggcctgtctagatttgatcaaaaatgacaaatagtgatggtgctgttttatttcatcagtaatgtcctgactatactttgtgatcagttgaatgccactttggtgaattaaagtaccaatttccttccgaaacagcaaaatctgtacattattccaaatgtttggccagtgtatata is a window encoding:
- the LOC127421878 gene encoding 14-3-3 protein epsilon-like isoform X2, translated to MGDREDLVYQAKLAEQAERYDEMVDSMKKVAGMDVELTVEERNLLSVAYKNVIGARRASWRIISSIEQKEENKGGEDKLKMIREYRQTVETELKSICNDILDVLDKHLIPAATSGESKVFYYKMKGDYHRYLAEFATGNDRKEAAENSLVAYKAASDIAMTDLQPTHPIRLGLALNFSVFYYEILNSPDRACRLAKAAFDDAIAELDTLSEESYKDSTLIMQLLRDNLTLWTSDMQGDDS
- the LOC127421878 gene encoding 14-3-3 protein epsilon-like isoform X1; the encoded protein is MGDREDLVYQAKLAEQAERYDEMVDSMKKVAGMDVELTVEERNLLSVAYKNVIGARRASWRIISSIEQKEENKGGEDKLKMIREYRQTVETELKSICNDILDVLDKHLIPAATSGESKVFYYKMKGDYHRYLAEFATGNDRKEAAENSLVAYKAASDIAMTDLQPTHPIRLGLALNFSVFYYEILNSPDRACRLAKAAFDDAIAELDTLSEESYKDSTLIMQLLRDNLTLWTSDMQGDGEEQNKEALQDVEDENQ